From the genome of uncultured Bacteroides sp.:
AACCATTATTTGCTTGCTTTGTCATTTTACACACCTGAGTTTAATAAAAAATAGTTAATTATCAAAATTAATATCAAGATTTTCAGTCTAATGAATTAAATTTATGCATACTTCACTTATATTCAATTAAACATATAAATCTTATGAAACAGACGTTCAATTTCTCCAGATTCATTCTGTTTTTATTTGCACTGGGTTTATTAGCATCGTTTAGCAATGTGAGTGGGAAAACTCCTAAAAAGTCATATTCTATTAAACAAGCTATGGTAAAAAACACTATTGGCAAAAAATATATATACTTAACCTTTGATGATGGTCCGCTAAACGGAAGTGAATATATAGATAGTGTTGTATTGGCCGAAAAGATTAAAATAAGTGTCTTTCTAATTGGCGAGCACGTATTGAAAAGCAGAATAATGGATAACTATTTTAAATACTACGAAGAGAATCCTTATATAGATGAATACAATCACAGCTTTTCTCACGCTAATAACCACTACGAATTGTTTTACAGCAATCCCGATCAAGTGGTAGCTGATATTCAGAAAAACAATCAACTGCTGAAATTGCCGAATAAGATTGTTCGCCTTCCGGGAAGGAATATGTGGCGCATTGATAACCGTAAGATGGATGACGTTGAAAGTGGATCAGAAGCTGCAGACAAGCTGGCAAAATCAGGATATAAGGTTGTAGGCTGGGATCTTGAATGGGAACATAATGCAGCTACCGGCAAACCAGTACAAACTGTTGACGAAATGTATAATGAGATATGCCGGAGAGCAGAAGATAATTCAACCTTCACTCCCAATAATGTAGTATTGCTGCTTCATGATGAAATGTTCCAAAAGAAATGGGAAGAAAGCGAACTAAAGCAACTCATCGACAAATTACGTAAAAACAAAGATTTTGAATTTGAGCAAATGCGTTTCTATCCACGCTAAATCCAATTGTTATAATATATAAATGATAAGCTTCTTCAGCTAATGGAAAATTCCTTTACTTAAGGACGTTTTAAAGTACAACAGTCTTCTTAAATACAGATAATCATCTGGTTAAAGGTAAAACCTTTACTCATCTTACTTTGTTATTTATCAAGAGAGTAATTCTTATAAAAACAATTATTCATGAAAGCAAATACTACAATCTTCGCTCTAATATTTGTATTGACAACTTCATGCGCAACATTATCTAGAGACACCTATTATGATGATACACCTGTCAGCTTCCAGATTTTCTATGACCAGTTAGGTTCTTATGGTCAATGGGTTGATTATCCAGGTTATGGCTATATCTGGATTCCCTATGTACGCGAAACCTTCGCCCCCTATTCCACCAACGGCTATTGGGTACTGACACAATATGGCTGGTCGTGGATATCCGATTATAACTGGGGATGGGCAGTATTCCACTATGGCCGCTGGGGATTCAATAACGCATTAGGATGGTTCTGGGTGCCGGGTTATGAATGGGGCCCATCATGGGTTTACTGGCTTCATGGAAATGGCTATTATGGTTGGTCGCCAATAGGTCCGGGAATGGGTCTAAATTACACTCACGGCGGACAATATGACAGACATCACGACCATTGGTGCTTTGTAAGAGAGAGAGACTTTGGAAGGCGAAACATATATCGTTATTATGTAGACCAATCGGGGCATGAAAAAATAATGAGAACCTCTACAGTTATTGACCGGACTTATACTGACAGAAAAAGGAATACCACCTACAACTATGGGCCAGATAGAGAGTCTGTTCAAAGGGCATCGGGCACAACCATTAACCGGTATTCTGTCCGTGAAAGCAATAGGCCCGGACAAGAAATTAGGAATAATGAATTACGTATTTACCGACCTCAGATTGACAGAGACAGAAATACTAGAGGCACAGCTCCGTCCCGGATTATCAAAAGAGATGATGTAATACGAACTCCTGACAGAGAGATTCCGAATCAGAATCTGAGAGTAAATCCGATAAACGGTCCAATCAAGCAATCCGAGAAGAAGGATATTCCCCAGAAAATAGATGCTCCAACTGTCCCTCGTCGTGATGTTGATCAGCCTGCCCGGGTTCCCCGAACTACACCCACAGATGTAAACAGGCCCGTGAGGCAACAAGATGCAACAACACCTCAAAGAAGAACCGAACCTACACAAAACCGTACGGTTACTCCAAGGCGAAGTGATGCTCCTGTAAGGCAGTCGAGAACAACAGAACGGCAGGAAACTAAAAAGCAAGAAACCTTAAAGCCAGAAAGAAATACTGGAACCGAACGGAGAAGATGAATTTCTTCTACTGAGCGGAGAACCTGAAGCACGTATAGAAGCTGCAGAGTTGATACCTTTCAAATCTGTCACAGAATGAAAATTACCAGTTCTTAATTGACAAGAGGAAGAGATTATAATACCGAGCGTAGAAGATGCAGTCTGAGTTTTAAATATCGCCAGAAACAACTTTAGGAATAATGCTCTTAGTTTTAAGCAATAACCGTATAGACTTTAAATATCACAAGGAATAACAAGATTGTTATACCTTGTGGGTTATCCGGTTTCAATGTTTAAGTTTTAAACATCATTAGTAACATCTCCTTGAATATGTAAATAAGATATCGTTAGTTTTAAAAGGATATTACTTTTCAGTAAAAATCCACTTAAAAAGGTTGATTTTGGATTATCAACCTTTTTAAGTGGATTTTTATTTTTCTACGAGTATTCGAAACTAAAATAAAGTTTCAAGAACTATGCAATTCACTTAGCTAACATATAACGATAAAAACTCATGCACAGTTGTTGCGTTTCCTCGTCAGACATATCAGTAAACGCACAAACCTCGCTCATCGCCGGTATCCATCTATTTTGAACGCTATCTTTAAATTCAGCAAAATTCAAGTCAAACTCATCTTCAGTATTCAAAAAAGGTAGCATCCGACACTCATAAATCAAGTTTAAGCCATCTCCCTGTTTTGATAAAAAATAGAGCCAATATGGAAACTCATTATCAAGTTTTTGAATGTATTTTCTCACCTCAGGTATTTCCCAAAGATTCTTATCTCCAGGGTTTATACCTGTAAAAACGATGTTTACTTTTTCTCTAAAATATATAGCAAAGTCCTCATTATCAAGAAGTGCAGAAAGAATAGCCATTTGGGCCGATATATCTTGATTCACTATATCTTCAATTGTAATAGTAATATCAAGAGATTCAATTCCAGCCTCCATTAGTTGGGATAATCTTTTTGTTTCTTTTTCCATAAAATTAGTTTTAAGAATAATGTTAAAATTGAGGCGCGAAGATAGGTTAATTATTTTAACTCCAAACTATATCTATGAAATTATTTTTTAAAGAAAGACAGATTTAATTAGCTTGTATGAAGAAAAGAACAAGCATTACTAATTGAATAAATTAATCTTCAGAACCATTATATGATTCATCTTCAAGCTTAAGTATTTTAATTTTGCCTTGATTAGTAATCATATAAAGAATTGCTATTTGATAATCCGTATCAGGTTTTGCAAATGTAGCACGAAAGATAAGCTGGTTATGATGTACATGTAAAAACTGATTTTTCCACATGTGTGCAATTTTAAGGAACTTTGGAGATAAACTGTTTTTAAAATTATCTTTTTCTAAATGAATCTTTTTTATTCTGTTATCGGCATATTTAATTATAATATCTGTCGCATAATTATGAGCAACACTAAACTCTATCAGATTCTTGTTTTTGTCTCTTTCTTCAGAAAATGTTTCATTATAGACAGCACTATCATTTAAACAATAAGTTTTCATTTTATACGCTATATGATTAACAACAGTATCGAATTTATAAACTTGATAATCTGGCTGCCAATAATAATTTAAAGTGTCTCTTTTGGCTTTCGTTGCTAAAGTTTTATTCTGAGAAATAAATGAATTATTTATAGTAATTGATATAATCATTGCTGTAATAATAGATATTATTGAGTTTTTCATAGAGTATTATTTGAATCACTGTTTTACAAATATACAAAATAAAGGCTCATAAATAGAATAATATCAATATCTTAAATCAAAAAAATAGCACCACTATCCCTATTCACCAATGATAAAAATCCATTCACCGCTAATTGAACAACTATTCACCTATGAATTTCAACCATTCACCAATAAATTATACTTCAAAAGCAAAAGCTTTTATACGTCTATATCAATAGTAGAGGCATGCAACAAGTTACGTTAAGTATATACAAAAAAAAATACTAAATGTGATTGGATTTTTTAATAAAGCCATAAGTTTTGTTTACTTCAAAAAAGTATAGGGCATTTTGAGGAAACTTTGAAGTAAACGCAACGAATATTTGCCGATCTTTTATAAATCAAAAAGAAATACCGTAAGATACAATCCAGTCATAAAACCTTTCTATACCCTCTTGGATAGACGTTTGAGGTTTGTATCCAAAATCCTTTTCCAGCAGCGATACGTCTGCGTAAGTGCGGTAAACATCACCGGGTTGCATGCCTACATATTCCTTCACAGCCTCTTTACCTGTAACGGCTTCAATGGTATGAATAAAATCCATAAGCTTCACAGGGCTCGAATCTCCTATATTGTAGATTTTATAAGGAGTCTGTCCGGTAGTTGGTTTATCAATTATCTTTTCCAGTCCTTGAATTACATCGTCGATATATGTAAAATCGCGCTCCATATCTCCATGATTAAATACTTTAATCGGTGTTCCGTTCATGGTAGATTTCATGAAAAGAAACGGAGCCATATCTGGTCTTCCCCAAGGACCGTAGACCGTAAAGAAACGCACGCCCGTAGTGGGTAGTTGATACAAGTGACTATAGGCATGAGCCATCAGTTCGTCTGCTTTCTTTGTTGCAGCATACAAGCTTTCTGGTCTGTCTACCTGATCGTCTTCCGAATATGGAACCTTCTCATTAAGTCCGTATATGCTGCTTGAGCTGGCATAAACAAAGTGCTCCACTCGGTTCTGTCTGCAAGCTTCAAGCACATTAGCGAAGCCTACAATGTTCGATTCAATATACGTAAATGGATGATCAATGGAATAACGAACCCCGGCCTGAGCTGCCAAATTACAAACCACATCGAACTTCTCATCCTCAAACAGTTTATTAATTTCATCTCTATCCGTGAGATCTAATTTAATAAAACGATAATGGGGATATGTAGTGCTTTGAACCGACTTTTTATCGGTTATATCAGCCTGCTGAATACCTGTTTCTTTCAAACGGCTATACTTCAATCTAACGTCGTAGTAACTATTTATATTATCTATACCAACAACCTTATCTCCACGTTCCAGTAATCTCTTTACTATATGATAGCCTATAAATCCGGCTGCACCTGTTACTAATATCTTCTTCATAAAATCTATTTTATAGAATTATGATGAAACAATCACCTTTAACTATTTTCTGTTTACCTTCTACCATTTTCTTTAGAGAAGGGGTTCTGTTTACATCTTTTATACGGACAAACAATATAGCTTTGCCGCATTGTTTTTTGTTCAAATCAGTCTCTTTAAGCTCCTTTAAATCTCGCTTCAGATAAGCATCTATATTTTCCATTCTACCGGAATTATAGAAGTAGAATGAATCTATTCCTTTCTGGCGGGCTATCTCCTCTCCTGTTTTACACATTTCTCCATAACCTATATATTCGTTGTAGGAAGGTATAAAGAACGATCCTGCAAAAATGGTTATGAGTAATCCTGCAGCAAGTGTATAGATTGACTTATTCAAATTCCTTTGCTTGTACAAATAGTAAAGAGCCAGAACGACTATAACAAGTAGAAACGCAGATAAAACGTAAATAAGCGGGGTATTTAAAAGGGCTATTGGTTTTATTCTGCTTAATATGATTATTGTAGGAAATGCAGCTCCAATGATGACCAGCGGAAGAGCCAGTAGAGCATATATAAACTTGCTTTGATTTACTTTTTGCAATAGCAACACTGCCAGATAGGCAAAGAAAGGAAACGCCGGAAGCATGTAAACTTCCACTTTTGAACTAACCAAAGAAAGCCCTACGAATGTAAGGGTGATAATGGTTAGAAAGAATTTCTCCAGATCTGTCTTGATCAGTCGGGCTTTTATTCCAGCAAATAGAACTCCGATATACAGCAATGACCAGGGAGCCAAGCTATACCATATAGCCTCAAAATAGAAATAAAACGGTTTCTTATGGTGAAATGAATCTACTGCCCTGTTTACCGTTTGGTTAAACAAGAGATTGTGCAGATATGTATATCCGCCTTCCATAAATACTCCCGTAAACCAGATTGCTGAGCTTGCCAGCAGAATGCTCCATGCCTTAATGCCCCAATACCGTCCAAAGGTTTTCAGTTCTCCTTTCACAGTAAGGAAAGCAATAACGGATAAGATGGGAATTAGTAATCCAAAAGGACCTTTGGTAAAAAGTGCCATAAAGGTGTAAAACGGAAACAGATAGCTGCTCCATTTTGTGCCTTTCCCAGCATACATCTGATAAAAGGTATACAGAGCTAGTACAATAAACATACACATCAGCATATCCATTCGTAATACGATACCTGCTCCAATGAAATATCCACTTGTTATCAGCATTAATTGTGCAGATAGACGGCTCTTTTGATCAGCTTCCGTTGCAATCCATTTATCCATTACATAGAGCACTACCAGAGCAGGAATTATAGAAAATAGGCCCAGAAAAAGCATGCTATGGATACCGAACAAGAGCTTACCCAATATTACAATCCACAGATAGAGCGGTGGTTTATCGGCATACGCTATTCCATGATTAGTAAACGTAAAGAAGTTACCATTGCGAATGGCTTCGTCTGCAATACTAAGGTATTTCAGTTCATTATCCGGTGTGAAATCACGAAAGAATAACAAGGGCAGAAACGCCAGCAATAACAGTAAATATTTATTCGATTTCATTTAATCGGTATTTGTAGTCTTTTCTCGCTATTACTATATTACGGAAGTAAGCCACAAAGCCTACTGCCTGACCAAATATCAAGACCGGATCTAAACGGAACATTCCATAAGCTATGATTACAAACGAACCTATCAGACTGATAACCCAGAAGCCAATTGGTAGAATAGATTCGTTTCGTCTGGCCGAATAAACCATCTGATATACAAACCGAAGGGTGAATATAATTTGTCCCATAGAGCCAAATATAAGCAGCCACAAAGGTACTTTATCGTTTTTCAGGAAGGAGGCTATAAACTCATCGGCATTGTTGCATACAAAGATTACAGCTACAACGGGAGTTAACAACATAATGGTGCGCAGCACAGCATGAACCCGTTTCCAATCTCCCTTTTCATGCAGGTTCCATATATAGATATAGTAGGAAATAAACTGCCCCAGCAAGATAGAGAAGTCGTCTCTCATCCAGCCATAGATTACCAGCAGATAAGACCCGAGAATACTCAGAATCCAGAAAATAGAAGGAGACAGCACCCTCTTTGCCCTTTCAGATAATATCCATTGAAATAAGATACGTGCTGAAAAGAATGCCTGGGCTAAAAAACCTATAGCATACATTATCATTGTTTATAGCAGATTATTATCGCCAATATTGTAGTTGATATATCTCTTTTTCATCCATCGGTACGCAAAGCAGTCAATGAATGGAGAAATAAGTCTGTTCCATAAATTATATTTGGAAACACCGGCCACACGAGGAAAATGGCGAACCGGAATCTGTTTTACCTTTCCGTTCTGCAACTGAATCAAAGCAGGAAGAAAACGGTGCATCCCAGTAAAGAATGGTACTCTTCTTGCATAATCCGTATGCAATACTTTAAGCGGACATCCGGTATCTGAAACTCCATCATGAGTCATCATGTTACGGAAACCATTGGCTATTTTCGACTGAATCTTCTTGGAAAAGGAATCCTTACGATTGGCTCTTATTCCCATCACCATCTCATAGTCCTTGATGTGCTCAAGCAACAAATTGAAATCGTCTGGAGTAGTTTGCAAATCGGCATCCATATATCCCAGGTATTCAGAACAAACAGAGTCAATTCCGGCTTTAATAGCAGCACTCAACCCCGAATTCTGAACTAAATCCATATAATAGAAATGTTCGTTTCTGTTACATATATCATTAAGACGCTTTTTGCTGTTATCTTTTGATCCGTCGTTTACAAAAAGTACACATGCCGGATAAATAGATTGTGGTAAGAACTTGCCTAGTTTCTCTTCTAGAGCGTATATATTATCTTCCTCGTTATAAACGGGAACAATTATGGTAAACTTATAGTTTGCAGATTTATTCATTTGCCAAACTGTTTTTATAATTAAAATCAATGTCTGTTTTTTCGGAGAACCAAAGATAGCAGATTTTGCAAATATCGTTTCCAATTTTGTAGAAAATTTGAAGAAATTCTATAGGGTTAATCTATTTAACAGAAATAAATATATGAATGTTTAAGTATTTTTCCAATAATAACTCTATATTCAGAATTTCTACAAAATAGCATTATTAATTTGTACATAATATTATAAAATATCAAATTTATGAAGAATCCAGTATTACTATTAATTTGTATTTTATTCATAACATATATTGGAGCTTCTGCCCAGAACAAGGATTTAGACTATTATATTCAGAATGCTAAAAGAAGTAGTCCATTACTCTATGAGCTGGGCAACAAGAAGAAAAGTACAGAATTAGATAGTTTAAAAACAAGAGCTACTTATGGCCCCATTGTGTCGGCCACTTCAAATGCTATGTTTGCTCCTACCTATAAAGGATATGGTTTCGATGCAGCTATATCTAACGGACAGACTGTAGAAGGCTTGATAACAGTCAATAAACAGATAATAAGCAAACAAAATTTGAAAGCTAAATTAGAAAGCTACAAATTAGATAAAAAAAGCATTGAAAATCAAGCCCGAATGTCATCTGAGGTAATTGAAAAGACTATTACCGATCAATACATAACCACCTATTTAAATCAGGAACTGCTGCGTTTATCTGATGAGATTATCAGTTTCCTGCAAAAAGAGGATAAGGTTCTTAGGAAACTAGCAACAAGTTCCACAATTAAGCAGACTGATTATCTTAATTTCAAGGTCACACTGCAACAAAACCTTTTCAATAATGAGCAACAGCGTTCGCTGTGGATGAATAATCTGGGTACGCTGAATTATCTGAGTGGAATTAATAATAATGTGATGGATTCAATAGCTACACCTGATATCAATTTATCATCAGTAAAGTCTTTTGAAGAAAGTTTATATGGTAAAAATGATGCCATAGACAGTTTGAAGAGCAAGAATAATGAACAGCTTATCAAACTGAACTATAAACCACAGATATCGGTATTTGCCAATGGTGGATACTCATCTTCGTTTATGACTAGCCCATACAAAAATTTTGGTGTAAGCATGGGTGTAAGTATCAATCTTCCGCTTTATGATGGAAAACAAAAAAAAATATCGTTAATGCAGAACGACTTGAATGATGAAAATCGTAAAAGATATCGTGATGCCAGTAAACAGCATTATTCTCTCCAGATACAGGAACTTATGCGACAAATAAAACGCTGCGACAAGCTTATTTCCATGGCTCCCGAACAGTTTAAATATACCAAGGCCTTGGTGGATGCCAATGCGCGTTTACTTGGCACAGGAGAAGTGAGTATGACAGATTTTCTTTTATCTATCACTAATTTTATGAATATTAAAGCAATAGACATCCAGAATCAGGCCAATAGATTACTGTTAATAAATCAATTGAACTATTTAATCTTACCTTGATATGAACATAAAAATAATTACATTAATATCTGTTGCCGGAATCTTAGCTTATAGTTGCGGTGGCAAGGGTACAGCTTCCTCTTCAGAGAGTCAGGAACCAACCACACCTGTTACTGTCACTACTCCTGAAATTGAAACCATGCAAGACGAAATAACCCTGAACGCCACTTCGGTTTATATATTAAAAACAGATATTACAGCCTCCATTAATGGGTACATTATAAAGTCGGGTATTCAGCTTGGAGACAAAGTAACAAAAGGTAAAGTGTTAATTCAGTTGCAAACAAAGGAAGCAAGAAGCTTGGGCAATGAGATGAATAAACTTGATCCTTCTTTTCATTTTACAGGTACAAACAATATTATTTGCCCAACCAATGGATATGTGATTATGTCTAATCATCAGCTAGGAGATTATGTACAGGAAGGTGATGTCCTGGCCACAATTAGTGCTAACAATAGCTTTGGCTTTGTTTTAAACTTACCTTATGAGCTTAATGGCATTTTGAATGATAATAAAGAGATTAGTATTATATTACCGGATGGAAAAAAGCTAACTGGGGTTCTAGATAAAGTAATGCCGGAGCTGGACAGTCTTTCACAAACTCAGCGTGTATTTTTTAAAATAAAACAGCCTGAGAACCTTCCTGAAAATCTTGTTGCGCAAGCTGTTCTGGTTAAAAGCAAAATAGAAAGGGCTGTAACTCTACCCAAACAAGCTATTTTATCTGATGAAAACCAATCGGTATTCTGGGTAATGAAAATGATAAATAGCAATACAGCAATACGAGTAGATATTAAAAAAGGTATTGAAAAGAATGACCGTGTTCAGATTATAAAACCTCTGTTTACTGAAAGAGACAGGATTATAACTACCGGTAATTATGGTTTAGCGGATACAGCAAAAGTCTCCGTTCAAAAAACAAACATTCAGGTACAATGAAAAAGGACTTCTTTGATACTTATAAAACGCCGTTGCTTGTAATTGCGGTACTTATTCTCTTTGGAGGAGTATTTTCTTTAATAGAGATAAAGACTTCTCTATTTCCGCAGGTTACCTTCCCCAAGATAAAAGTAATTGCAGAAGCCGGACAACAACCAGTTGATTTAATGACGGTAAGCGTTACCCGTCCCTTGGAAAATGCCATAAAGCAAGTGCCCGATTTGAAATCAGTACGTAGCACTACAAGCCGTGGAAGTTGTGAAATATCTGCTTTTATAGATTGGAGTGCTGATGTAAATCTAGCACAACAGCAAGTGGGGTCTAAAATAAATGAGATAAGGAATCAGCTTCCATCAAACACTCAGATTACTGTGGAAAGAATGGATCCATCCATTTTAGCAGTGATGGGATATTCACTCAACAGTAACAAGAGAAGTGCCATTGAGCTGAAACAAATGGCTCTTTACACAATCAAACCTTTTCTTTCGCAGGTTGAAGGAGTAAGTGATATACGCATTATAGGTGGAGAAACAAAAGAATACTGGGTTATTCTCGATAAAGAGAAAATGTCTCAGCTTGGACTAACTCCTTCTACTGTTAATGAAAGTATAAATAAAGCCAACTTCTTACTGGCTAACGGTTACCTTTCCGACTATAGACTGATGTATCTGAATGTAACGGATGCCCGTATCACAAATTTGCAGCAACTGGAAAACTGTGTGATTAAAAACGATGGAAAACGGATTATAAAGCTGAGTGACATTGCTAAAGTTGAGATTCATAAGGCAAAGGAATACATAAAGACAAATGCAAACGGGAAAGAGAGTATACTGATAGCTGTTATTCAGCAGCCTAGCGCAAATGTATCGGTTATTTCTTCCAATATGGAGAAAAAGCTGGCAAAATTAAAGGATATTATTCCTTCGGATGTGCAGATTAAACCTTATTACGTACAGGCTGACTTTGTAAATGACAGCATAACAAGTGTAACTGATTGTTTGTGGATTGGGCTTATTCTAGCCATTATTATAGTGGTTAGCTTCTTAAAATCATGGAGAGCATCTCTTGCTATTTTAATTACCATTCCTATAACTCTGGGATTAACACTACTTGTTTTATATGCCACGGGGCAAACTTTTAACATAATGACACTGGGGGCCATTGCTGCATCTGTAGGATTGATAATAGATGATGCGATAGTGGTGGTTGAACAGATCTACCGGACTCATGAAGAGTATCCCGATGAGTCTGTAAAAATGATTATTCATAAAGCTATAAAATACCTGTTTAAAGCAATGGTAGGCTCTTCTTTGAGCACGATTGTTATCTTCGTGCCCTTTATGCTAATGACGGGGGTAGCCGGCGCTTACTTTAAGGTAATGACCAACACAATGATTATCACATTGATTTGTTCCTTCCTGGCAACATGGATTTTGCTTCCCGTTATCTATCTGTTTCTGGGAAGTAAAGGGAAAATCAAAGAAATAAAGCCACACGAAGTTAAAGAAAGGAAATGGGTGAGTTTCTTTATTTCAAGACCTTATTATAGCATAGGATTTATTTTTTTGATTATTGCTATGACAGCCTTCGCCATTCCTAATTTGCAAACAGGATTTCTGCCGGAAATGGATGAAGGTAGTATTGTACTGGATTATGCATCACCTCCCGGAACAACATTGGAAGAAACGGATAAGATGCTGATTAAAGTGGAACAACTTCTGGTAAAGATACCCGAAGTAGAAACTTATAGCAGACGTACAGGTACTCAGATGGGATTTTTTATTACCGAACCGAATACAGGAGATTATCTGATTCAGCTAAAGAAGAACAGAAACCGGACTACTGATGAAGTGATTGATGATATCCGGTCAAAAATTGAATCGACTCAACCGGCATTAAGAATAGACTTTGGACAGGTAATTGGAGATATGCTGGGAGATTTAATGAGCTCTGTTCAGCCTATTGAAGTGAAGATCTTTGGTCCGGATCAGAATATTATTCAGAATTACGCTAAATCTGTAGCAAAAATTGTAGAGAAAACACCTGGAACAGCAGATGTATTCGATGGGATTGTGATTGCAGGTCCTTCTATTTCAATTATACCTGATTTCGAAAAGCTGGCTCAATATAATATTACTCCAACCGACTTTCAATTTCAGTTACAGACAGTGATGGAAGGAAATGAATCAGGGACTGTCTTTGATAAACAGCAGCTTA
Proteins encoded in this window:
- a CDS encoding DUF4738 domain-containing protein, translating into MKNSIISIITAMIISITINNSFISQNKTLATKAKRDTLNYYWQPDYQVYKFDTVVNHIAYKMKTYCLNDSAVYNETFSEERDKNKNLIEFSVAHNYATDIIIKYADNRIKKIHLEKDNFKNSLSPKFLKIAHMWKNQFLHVHHNQLIFRATFAKPDTDYQIAILYMITNQGKIKILKLEDESYNGSED
- a CDS encoding lipid-A-disaccharide synthase N-terminal domain-containing protein — protein: MIMYAIGFLAQAFFSARILFQWILSERAKRVLSPSIFWILSILGSYLLVIYGWMRDDFSILLGQFISYYIYIWNLHEKGDWKRVHAVLRTIMLLTPVVAVIFVCNNADEFIASFLKNDKVPLWLLIFGSMGQIIFTLRFVYQMVYSARRNESILPIGFWVISLIGSFVIIAYGMFRLDPVLIFGQAVGFVAYFRNIVIARKDYKYRLNEIE
- a CDS encoding polysaccharide deacetylase family protein, which translates into the protein MKQTFNFSRFILFLFALGLLASFSNVSGKTPKKSYSIKQAMVKNTIGKKYIYLTFDDGPLNGSEYIDSVVLAEKIKISVFLIGEHVLKSRIMDNYFKYYEENPYIDEYNHSFSHANNHYELFYSNPDQVVADIQKNNQLLKLPNKIVRLPGRNMWRIDNRKMDDVESGSEAADKLAKSGYKVVGWDLEWEHNAATGKPVQTVDEMYNEICRRAEDNSTFTPNNVVLLLHDEMFQKKWEESELKQLIDKLRKNKDFEFEQMRFYPR
- a CDS encoding DUF6600 domain-containing protein, translating into MKANTTIFALIFVLTTSCATLSRDTYYDDTPVSFQIFYDQLGSYGQWVDYPGYGYIWIPYVRETFAPYSTNGYWVLTQYGWSWISDYNWGWAVFHYGRWGFNNALGWFWVPGYEWGPSWVYWLHGNGYYGWSPIGPGMGLNYTHGGQYDRHHDHWCFVRERDFGRRNIYRYYVDQSGHEKIMRTSTVIDRTYTDRKRNTTYNYGPDRESVQRASGTTINRYSVRESNRPGQEIRNNELRIYRPQIDRDRNTRGTAPSRIIKRDDVIRTPDREIPNQNLRVNPINGPIKQSEKKDIPQKIDAPTVPRRDVDQPARVPRTTPTDVNRPVRQQDATTPQRRTEPTQNRTVTPRRSDAPVRQSRTTERQETKKQETLKPERNTGTERRR
- a CDS encoding TolC family protein, encoding MKNPVLLLICILFITYIGASAQNKDLDYYIQNAKRSSPLLYELGNKKKSTELDSLKTRATYGPIVSATSNAMFAPTYKGYGFDAAISNGQTVEGLITVNKQIISKQNLKAKLESYKLDKKSIENQARMSSEVIEKTITDQYITTYLNQELLRLSDEIISFLQKEDKVLRKLATSSTIKQTDYLNFKVTLQQNLFNNEQQRSLWMNNLGTLNYLSGINNNVMDSIATPDINLSSVKSFEESLYGKNDAIDSLKSKNNEQLIKLNYKPQISVFANGGYSSSFMTSPYKNFGVSMGVSINLPLYDGKQKKISLMQNDLNDENRKRYRDASKQHYSLQIQELMRQIKRCDKLISMAPEQFKYTKALVDANARLLGTGEVSMTDFLLSITNFMNIKAIDIQNQANRLLLINQLNYLILP
- a CDS encoding dolichyl-phosphate-mannose--protein mannosyltransferase; its protein translation is MKSNKYLLLLLAFLPLLFFRDFTPDNELKYLSIADEAIRNGNFFTFTNHGIAYADKPPLYLWIVILGKLLFGIHSMLFLGLFSIIPALVVLYVMDKWIATEADQKSRLSAQLMLITSGYFIGAGIVLRMDMLMCMFIVLALYTFYQMYAGKGTKWSSYLFPFYTFMALFTKGPFGLLIPILSVIAFLTVKGELKTFGRYWGIKAWSILLASSAIWFTGVFMEGGYTYLHNLLFNQTVNRAVDSFHHKKPFYFYFEAIWYSLAPWSLLYIGVLFAGIKARLIKTDLEKFFLTIITLTFVGLSLVSSKVEVYMLPAFPFFAYLAVLLLQKVNQSKFIYALLALPLVIIGAAFPTIIILSRIKPIALLNTPLIYVLSAFLLVIVVLALYYLYKQRNLNKSIYTLAAGLLITIFAGSFFIPSYNEYIGYGEMCKTGEEIARQKGIDSFYFYNSGRMENIDAYLKRDLKELKETDLNKKQCGKAILFVRIKDVNRTPSLKKMVEGKQKIVKGDCFIIIL
- a CDS encoding NAD-dependent epimerase; this encodes MKKILVTGAAGFIGYHIVKRLLERGDKVVGIDNINSYYDVRLKYSRLKETGIQQADITDKKSVQSTTYPHYRFIKLDLTDRDEINKLFEDEKFDVVCNLAAQAGVRYSIDHPFTYIESNIVGFANVLEACRQNRVEHFVYASSSSIYGLNEKVPYSEDDQVDRPESLYAATKKADELMAHAYSHLYQLPTTGVRFFTVYGPWGRPDMAPFLFMKSTMNGTPIKVFNHGDMERDFTYIDDVIQGLEKIIDKPTTGQTPYKIYNIGDSSPVKLMDFIHTIEAVTGKEAVKEYVGMQPGDVYRTYADVSLLEKDFGYKPQTSIQEGIERFYDWIVSYGISF
- a CDS encoding glycosyltransferase — protein: MNKSANYKFTIIVPVYNEEDNIYALEEKLGKFLPQSIYPACVLFVNDGSKDNSKKRLNDICNRNEHFYYMDLVQNSGLSAAIKAGIDSVCSEYLGYMDADLQTTPDDFNLLLEHIKDYEMVMGIRANRKDSFSKKIQSKIANGFRNMMTHDGVSDTGCPLKVLHTDYARRVPFFTGMHRFLPALIQLQNGKVKQIPVRHFPRVAGVSKYNLWNRLISPFIDCFAYRWMKKRYINYNIGDNNLL